One Denticeps clupeoides chromosome 3, fDenClu1.1, whole genome shotgun sequence DNA window includes the following coding sequences:
- the pax8 gene encoding paired box protein Pax-8 isoform X4 has protein sequence MFVNGRPLPEVIRQRIVDMAHQGVRPCDISRQLRVSHGCVSKILGRYYETGSIKPGVIGGSKPKVATPKVVEKIAEYKRQNPTMFAWEIRDRLLAEGVCDSDTVPSVSSINRIIRTKVQQPFNLPLDTKGLSPGHTLIPSSAVTPPESPQSDSLGSTYSISGLLGIPQTSTEGKRSHDDSDQESCRHSVDSQSSGGGPRKQLRPDHFPATAHLDCGFERPHYSAESFGPAAAGKAEQGLYPLSLINGSLEDGKGSLSASSAAIGRNLTAHQGYAMVADPLQPLPICLKQEMSPEVNSSSPSPSIIPNSAFLELQAIQAPASVSNSGSGSASHFSHAFNSFSHHAPVYGQFSSPSFIAGRDMVSSTLPGYPPHIPSAGQTGYSSSAITGMVAGAEYSGQTYTHSPYASYSEAWRFTNSSILGSPYYYSSASRTAPPSTAAYDHL, from the exons ATGTTTGTTAACGGCCGGCCACTTCCGGAAGTGATCCGGCAGCGCATCGTAGACATGGCCCACCAAGGCGTGCGACCCTGTGACATATCCCGCCAGCTGAGGGTCAGCCACGGCTGTGTCAGCAAGATACTGGGCCG GTACTACGAGACGGGCAGCATCAAGCCAGGCGTCATCGGTGGCTCCAAGCCAAAGGTGGCGACTCCCAAGGTGGTGGAGAAGATAGCGGAGTACAAGCGTCAGAACCCCACCATGTTCGCCTGGGAGATCCGTGACCGGCTGCTGGCCGAGGGCGtgtgtgacagtgacactgTGCCCAGCGTCAGCTCCATCAACAG GATTATTAGAACGAAGGTGCAGCAGCCATTCAACCTGCCTCTGGACACCAAGGGACTGAGCCCTGGACACACACTCA TCCCCAGCTCAGCAGTCACTCCACCCGAATCGCCGCAGTCGGACTCTCTGGGCTCCACCTACTCCATCAGTGGCCTGCTGGGCATCCCCCAGACCAGCACGGAGGGCAAGAGGAGCCACGACGACA GTGACCAGGAGAGCTGCCGGCACAGCGTGGACTCCCAGAGCAGCGGCGGCGGGCCGCGCAAGCAGCTGAGGCCCGACCACTTCCCCGCCACCGCGCACCTGGACTGCGGCTTCGAGCGCCCCCACTACTCCGCCGAGTCCTTCGGCCCCGCCGCGGCGGGGAAGGCAGAGCAG GGCCTGTACCCTCTCTCACTCATTAACGGAAGCCTGGAGGACGGCAAGGGCAGCCTGTCGGCATCGAGCGCAGCCATTGGTCGGAACCTGACTGCCCATCAGGGTTACGCTATGGTGGCAG ACCCCCTACAGCCCCTCCCGATCTGTCTGAAACAGGAAATGTCACCTGAGGTCAACAGCTccagcccctcccccagcatCATACCCAACTCCGCCTTCCTGGAGCTTCAAGCCATTCAGGCGCCAGCCTCAGTCAGTAACAGTGGCAGTGGCTCCGCCTCCCATTTCTCCCATGCCTTCAACTCATTTTCCCATCATGCTCCGGTGTACGGGCAGTTCAGTAGTCCGTCATTCATCGCAG GAAGGGACATGGTGAGCTCCACCCTTCCCGGCTACCCTCCACACATTCCTTCAGCCGGCCAGACTGGCTACTCGTCCTCCGCCATCACCGGCATGGTAGCAG GTGCTGAATACTCGGGCCAGACCTACACCCACTCCCCCTACGCCTCCTACAGCGAAGCCTGGAGATTCACCAACTCCAGCATTCTCG GCTCGCCGTATTACTACAGCTCCGCCTCCAGAACAGCGCCCCCCTCCACAGCTGCCTACGACCACCTTTAG
- the pax8 gene encoding paired box protein Pax-8 isoform X5 — protein sequence MWKTCAELSRPEAVKILARSDIIGHGGLNQLGGMFVNGRPLPEVIRQRIVDMAHQGVRPCDISRQLRVSHGCVSKILGRYYETGSIKPGVIGGSKPKVATPKVVEKIAEYKRQNPTMFAWEIRDRLLAEGVCDSDTVPSVSSINRIIRTKVQQPFNLPLDTKGLSPGHTLIPSSAVTPPESPQSDSLGSTYSISGLLGIPQTSTEGKRSHDDSDQESCRHSVDSQSSGGGPRKQLRPDHFPATAHLDCGFERPHYSAESFGPAAAGKAEQGLYPLSLINGSLEDGKGSLSASSAAIGRNLTAHQGYAMVAGRDMVSSTLPGYPPHIPSAGQTGYSSSAITGMVAGAEYSGQTYTHSPYASYSEAWRFTNSSILGSPYYYSSASRTAPPSTAAYDHL from the exons ATGTGGAAGACTTGCGCAGAGCTGTCTAGACCAGAGGCTGTCAAAATTCTAGCTAGATCCGACATAATTG gtCATGGGGGTCTTAACCAACTAGGCGGAATGTTTGTTAACGGCCGGCCACTTCCGGAAGTGATCCGGCAGCGCATCGTAGACATGGCCCACCAAGGCGTGCGACCCTGTGACATATCCCGCCAGCTGAGGGTCAGCCACGGCTGTGTCAGCAAGATACTGGGCCG GTACTACGAGACGGGCAGCATCAAGCCAGGCGTCATCGGTGGCTCCAAGCCAAAGGTGGCGACTCCCAAGGTGGTGGAGAAGATAGCGGAGTACAAGCGTCAGAACCCCACCATGTTCGCCTGGGAGATCCGTGACCGGCTGCTGGCCGAGGGCGtgtgtgacagtgacactgTGCCCAGCGTCAGCTCCATCAACAG GATTATTAGAACGAAGGTGCAGCAGCCATTCAACCTGCCTCTGGACACCAAGGGACTGAGCCCTGGACACACACTCA TCCCCAGCTCAGCAGTCACTCCACCCGAATCGCCGCAGTCGGACTCTCTGGGCTCCACCTACTCCATCAGTGGCCTGCTGGGCATCCCCCAGACCAGCACGGAGGGCAAGAGGAGCCACGACGACA GTGACCAGGAGAGCTGCCGGCACAGCGTGGACTCCCAGAGCAGCGGCGGCGGGCCGCGCAAGCAGCTGAGGCCCGACCACTTCCCCGCCACCGCGCACCTGGACTGCGGCTTCGAGCGCCCCCACTACTCCGCCGAGTCCTTCGGCCCCGCCGCGGCGGGGAAGGCAGAGCAG GGCCTGTACCCTCTCTCACTCATTAACGGAAGCCTGGAGGACGGCAAGGGCAGCCTGTCGGCATCGAGCGCAGCCATTGGTCGGAACCTGACTGCCCATCAGGGTTACGCTATGGTGGCAG GAAGGGACATGGTGAGCTCCACCCTTCCCGGCTACCCTCCACACATTCCTTCAGCCGGCCAGACTGGCTACTCGTCCTCCGCCATCACCGGCATGGTAGCAG GTGCTGAATACTCGGGCCAGACCTACACCCACTCCCCCTACGCCTCCTACAGCGAAGCCTGGAGATTCACCAACTCCAGCATTCTCG GCTCGCCGTATTACTACAGCTCCGCCTCCAGAACAGCGCCCCCCTCCACAGCTGCCTACGACCACCTTTAG
- the pax8 gene encoding paired box protein Pax-8 isoform X2 translates to MSSSTGRGHGGLNQLGGMFVNGRPLPEVIRQRIVDMAHQGVRPCDISRQLRVSHGCVSKILGRYYETGSIKPGVIGGSKPKVATPKVVEKIAEYKRQNPTMFAWEIRDRLLAEGVCDSDTVPSVSSINRIIRTKVQQPFNLPLDTKGLSPGHTLIPSSAVTPPESPQSDSLGSTYSISGLLGIPQTSTEGKRSHDDSDQESCRHSVDSQSSGGGPRKQLRPDHFPATAHLDCGFERPHYSAESFGPAAAGKAEQGLYPLSLINGSLEDGKGSLSASSAAIGRNLTAHQGYAMVADPLQPLPICLKQEMSPEVNSSSPSPSIIPNSAFLELQAIQAPASVSNSGSGSASHFSHAFNSFSHHAPVYGQFSSPSFIAGRDMVSSTLPGYPPHIPSAGQTGYSSSAITGMVAGAEYSGQTYTHSPYASYSEAWRFTNSSILGSPYYYSSASRTAPPSTAAYDHL, encoded by the exons ATGTCCAGCAGCACAGGCCGAG gtCATGGGGGTCTTAACCAACTAGGCGGAATGTTTGTTAACGGCCGGCCACTTCCGGAAGTGATCCGGCAGCGCATCGTAGACATGGCCCACCAAGGCGTGCGACCCTGTGACATATCCCGCCAGCTGAGGGTCAGCCACGGCTGTGTCAGCAAGATACTGGGCCG GTACTACGAGACGGGCAGCATCAAGCCAGGCGTCATCGGTGGCTCCAAGCCAAAGGTGGCGACTCCCAAGGTGGTGGAGAAGATAGCGGAGTACAAGCGTCAGAACCCCACCATGTTCGCCTGGGAGATCCGTGACCGGCTGCTGGCCGAGGGCGtgtgtgacagtgacactgTGCCCAGCGTCAGCTCCATCAACAG GATTATTAGAACGAAGGTGCAGCAGCCATTCAACCTGCCTCTGGACACCAAGGGACTGAGCCCTGGACACACACTCA TCCCCAGCTCAGCAGTCACTCCACCCGAATCGCCGCAGTCGGACTCTCTGGGCTCCACCTACTCCATCAGTGGCCTGCTGGGCATCCCCCAGACCAGCACGGAGGGCAAGAGGAGCCACGACGACA GTGACCAGGAGAGCTGCCGGCACAGCGTGGACTCCCAGAGCAGCGGCGGCGGGCCGCGCAAGCAGCTGAGGCCCGACCACTTCCCCGCCACCGCGCACCTGGACTGCGGCTTCGAGCGCCCCCACTACTCCGCCGAGTCCTTCGGCCCCGCCGCGGCGGGGAAGGCAGAGCAG GGCCTGTACCCTCTCTCACTCATTAACGGAAGCCTGGAGGACGGCAAGGGCAGCCTGTCGGCATCGAGCGCAGCCATTGGTCGGAACCTGACTGCCCATCAGGGTTACGCTATGGTGGCAG ACCCCCTACAGCCCCTCCCGATCTGTCTGAAACAGGAAATGTCACCTGAGGTCAACAGCTccagcccctcccccagcatCATACCCAACTCCGCCTTCCTGGAGCTTCAAGCCATTCAGGCGCCAGCCTCAGTCAGTAACAGTGGCAGTGGCTCCGCCTCCCATTTCTCCCATGCCTTCAACTCATTTTCCCATCATGCTCCGGTGTACGGGCAGTTCAGTAGTCCGTCATTCATCGCAG GAAGGGACATGGTGAGCTCCACCCTTCCCGGCTACCCTCCACACATTCCTTCAGCCGGCCAGACTGGCTACTCGTCCTCCGCCATCACCGGCATGGTAGCAG GTGCTGAATACTCGGGCCAGACCTACACCCACTCCCCCTACGCCTCCTACAGCGAAGCCTGGAGATTCACCAACTCCAGCATTCTCG GCTCGCCGTATTACTACAGCTCCGCCTCCAGAACAGCGCCCCCCTCCACAGCTGCCTACGACCACCTTTAG
- the pax8 gene encoding paired box protein Pax-8 isoform X1, translating to MWKTCAELSRPEAVKILARSDIIGHGGLNQLGGMFVNGRPLPEVIRQRIVDMAHQGVRPCDISRQLRVSHGCVSKILGRYYETGSIKPGVIGGSKPKVATPKVVEKIAEYKRQNPTMFAWEIRDRLLAEGVCDSDTVPSVSSINRIIRTKVQQPFNLPLDTKGLSPGHTLIPSSAVTPPESPQSDSLGSTYSISGLLGIPQTSTEGKRSHDDSDQESCRHSVDSQSSGGGPRKQLRPDHFPATAHLDCGFERPHYSAESFGPAAAGKAEQGLYPLSLINGSLEDGKGSLSASSAAIGRNLTAHQGYAMVADPLQPLPICLKQEMSPEVNSSSPSPSIIPNSAFLELQAIQAPASVSNSGSGSASHFSHAFNSFSHHAPVYGQFSSPSFIAGRDMVSSTLPGYPPHIPSAGQTGYSSSAITGMVAGAEYSGQTYTHSPYASYSEAWRFTNSSILGSPYYYSSASRTAPPSTAAYDHL from the exons ATGTGGAAGACTTGCGCAGAGCTGTCTAGACCAGAGGCTGTCAAAATTCTAGCTAGATCCGACATAATTG gtCATGGGGGTCTTAACCAACTAGGCGGAATGTTTGTTAACGGCCGGCCACTTCCGGAAGTGATCCGGCAGCGCATCGTAGACATGGCCCACCAAGGCGTGCGACCCTGTGACATATCCCGCCAGCTGAGGGTCAGCCACGGCTGTGTCAGCAAGATACTGGGCCG GTACTACGAGACGGGCAGCATCAAGCCAGGCGTCATCGGTGGCTCCAAGCCAAAGGTGGCGACTCCCAAGGTGGTGGAGAAGATAGCGGAGTACAAGCGTCAGAACCCCACCATGTTCGCCTGGGAGATCCGTGACCGGCTGCTGGCCGAGGGCGtgtgtgacagtgacactgTGCCCAGCGTCAGCTCCATCAACAG GATTATTAGAACGAAGGTGCAGCAGCCATTCAACCTGCCTCTGGACACCAAGGGACTGAGCCCTGGACACACACTCA TCCCCAGCTCAGCAGTCACTCCACCCGAATCGCCGCAGTCGGACTCTCTGGGCTCCACCTACTCCATCAGTGGCCTGCTGGGCATCCCCCAGACCAGCACGGAGGGCAAGAGGAGCCACGACGACA GTGACCAGGAGAGCTGCCGGCACAGCGTGGACTCCCAGAGCAGCGGCGGCGGGCCGCGCAAGCAGCTGAGGCCCGACCACTTCCCCGCCACCGCGCACCTGGACTGCGGCTTCGAGCGCCCCCACTACTCCGCCGAGTCCTTCGGCCCCGCCGCGGCGGGGAAGGCAGAGCAG GGCCTGTACCCTCTCTCACTCATTAACGGAAGCCTGGAGGACGGCAAGGGCAGCCTGTCGGCATCGAGCGCAGCCATTGGTCGGAACCTGACTGCCCATCAGGGTTACGCTATGGTGGCAG ACCCCCTACAGCCCCTCCCGATCTGTCTGAAACAGGAAATGTCACCTGAGGTCAACAGCTccagcccctcccccagcatCATACCCAACTCCGCCTTCCTGGAGCTTCAAGCCATTCAGGCGCCAGCCTCAGTCAGTAACAGTGGCAGTGGCTCCGCCTCCCATTTCTCCCATGCCTTCAACTCATTTTCCCATCATGCTCCGGTGTACGGGCAGTTCAGTAGTCCGTCATTCATCGCAG GAAGGGACATGGTGAGCTCCACCCTTCCCGGCTACCCTCCACACATTCCTTCAGCCGGCCAGACTGGCTACTCGTCCTCCGCCATCACCGGCATGGTAGCAG GTGCTGAATACTCGGGCCAGACCTACACCCACTCCCCCTACGCCTCCTACAGCGAAGCCTGGAGATTCACCAACTCCAGCATTCTCG GCTCGCCGTATTACTACAGCTCCGCCTCCAGAACAGCGCCCCCCTCCACAGCTGCCTACGACCACCTTTAG
- the pax8 gene encoding paired box protein Pax-8 isoform X3, which produces MSSSTGRGGMFVNGRPLPEVIRQRIVDMAHQGVRPCDISRQLRVSHGCVSKILGRYYETGSIKPGVIGGSKPKVATPKVVEKIAEYKRQNPTMFAWEIRDRLLAEGVCDSDTVPSVSSINRIIRTKVQQPFNLPLDTKGLSPGHTLIPSSAVTPPESPQSDSLGSTYSISGLLGIPQTSTEGKRSHDDSDQESCRHSVDSQSSGGGPRKQLRPDHFPATAHLDCGFERPHYSAESFGPAAAGKAEQGLYPLSLINGSLEDGKGSLSASSAAIGRNLTAHQGYAMVADPLQPLPICLKQEMSPEVNSSSPSPSIIPNSAFLELQAIQAPASVSNSGSGSASHFSHAFNSFSHHAPVYGQFSSPSFIAGRDMVSSTLPGYPPHIPSAGQTGYSSSAITGMVAGAEYSGQTYTHSPYASYSEAWRFTNSSILGSPYYYSSASRTAPPSTAAYDHL; this is translated from the exons ATGTCCAGCAGCACAGGCCGAG GCGGAATGTTTGTTAACGGCCGGCCACTTCCGGAAGTGATCCGGCAGCGCATCGTAGACATGGCCCACCAAGGCGTGCGACCCTGTGACATATCCCGCCAGCTGAGGGTCAGCCACGGCTGTGTCAGCAAGATACTGGGCCG GTACTACGAGACGGGCAGCATCAAGCCAGGCGTCATCGGTGGCTCCAAGCCAAAGGTGGCGACTCCCAAGGTGGTGGAGAAGATAGCGGAGTACAAGCGTCAGAACCCCACCATGTTCGCCTGGGAGATCCGTGACCGGCTGCTGGCCGAGGGCGtgtgtgacagtgacactgTGCCCAGCGTCAGCTCCATCAACAG GATTATTAGAACGAAGGTGCAGCAGCCATTCAACCTGCCTCTGGACACCAAGGGACTGAGCCCTGGACACACACTCA TCCCCAGCTCAGCAGTCACTCCACCCGAATCGCCGCAGTCGGACTCTCTGGGCTCCACCTACTCCATCAGTGGCCTGCTGGGCATCCCCCAGACCAGCACGGAGGGCAAGAGGAGCCACGACGACA GTGACCAGGAGAGCTGCCGGCACAGCGTGGACTCCCAGAGCAGCGGCGGCGGGCCGCGCAAGCAGCTGAGGCCCGACCACTTCCCCGCCACCGCGCACCTGGACTGCGGCTTCGAGCGCCCCCACTACTCCGCCGAGTCCTTCGGCCCCGCCGCGGCGGGGAAGGCAGAGCAG GGCCTGTACCCTCTCTCACTCATTAACGGAAGCCTGGAGGACGGCAAGGGCAGCCTGTCGGCATCGAGCGCAGCCATTGGTCGGAACCTGACTGCCCATCAGGGTTACGCTATGGTGGCAG ACCCCCTACAGCCCCTCCCGATCTGTCTGAAACAGGAAATGTCACCTGAGGTCAACAGCTccagcccctcccccagcatCATACCCAACTCCGCCTTCCTGGAGCTTCAAGCCATTCAGGCGCCAGCCTCAGTCAGTAACAGTGGCAGTGGCTCCGCCTCCCATTTCTCCCATGCCTTCAACTCATTTTCCCATCATGCTCCGGTGTACGGGCAGTTCAGTAGTCCGTCATTCATCGCAG GAAGGGACATGGTGAGCTCCACCCTTCCCGGCTACCCTCCACACATTCCTTCAGCCGGCCAGACTGGCTACTCGTCCTCCGCCATCACCGGCATGGTAGCAG GTGCTGAATACTCGGGCCAGACCTACACCCACTCCCCCTACGCCTCCTACAGCGAAGCCTGGAGATTCACCAACTCCAGCATTCTCG GCTCGCCGTATTACTACAGCTCCGCCTCCAGAACAGCGCCCCCCTCCACAGCTGCCTACGACCACCTTTAG